The following proteins come from a genomic window of Sulfitobacter indolifex:
- the secD gene encoding protein translocase subunit SecD — protein MLQIDLWKRIAIVLTCLAGLWLALPNAFYAPVEKHNDAVAAIDVQGSTPELEAQRALWPEWMPSGLVNLGLDLRGGAHLLAEVQLADVYASRMEAQWPEVRDALRSLTPVRREEAPAGELRVRLNDASKMAEALQITRDLARPVTTVTGAGGSDINVSGTDGTINITLSDAEKQATDERTMQQSLEIVRRRIDEVGTREPTIQRQGADRILIQVPGIGSAAELKAIIGTTAQLTFNPVVNRGSSENDNPGIGNAILPAADEEGVFYTVETAPVVTGEQLVDAQPSFDQNGAPAVSFRFDTSGARKFGDYTADNIGSPFAIVLDNEVISAPTIQSHIPGGSGIITGRFSVEESTNLAVLLRAGALPAGLSFVEERTIGPELGQDSIDAGKIATMVAFAAVLFFMWASYGLFGFFANIALIINVGLIFGLLSLIGATLTLPGIAGIVLTVGMAVDANVLIFERIREEQRNAKGAARAISLGYERALSAILDANITTFIVAVILFALGSGPVRGFAVTLGLGIMTSVFTAFFVTRLLVVIWFERRRPKTIEV, from the coding sequence ATGCTACAGATTGATCTGTGGAAGCGGATTGCCATTGTCCTGACCTGTTTGGCAGGACTTTGGCTCGCGCTTCCCAATGCCTTTTACGCTCCTGTCGAAAAGCACAATGACGCCGTGGCGGCCATCGACGTGCAGGGCAGCACGCCTGAGTTGGAAGCGCAGCGCGCGCTTTGGCCTGAGTGGATGCCCTCGGGGTTGGTGAACCTTGGCCTTGACCTGCGCGGCGGTGCGCATCTGCTTGCCGAAGTGCAGCTTGCCGATGTCTATGCCTCGCGCATGGAAGCACAATGGCCCGAGGTTCGTGACGCATTGCGCAGCCTGACCCCGGTCCGGCGCGAAGAAGCGCCAGCGGGCGAGTTGCGGGTCCGTTTGAACGATGCGTCGAAAATGGCCGAGGCCCTGCAGATCACCCGCGATCTGGCCCGTCCTGTGACCACGGTCACCGGGGCAGGTGGCAGCGACATCAACGTCAGCGGCACGGATGGCACCATTAACATCACCCTGTCGGACGCCGAAAAGCAGGCGACTGACGAACGCACGATGCAGCAAAGCCTTGAGATTGTGCGCCGCCGTATTGATGAGGTCGGCACCCGTGAGCCGACGATCCAGCGTCAGGGTGCGGACCGCATCCTGATCCAAGTGCCCGGCATCGGCTCAGCAGCCGAGCTGAAAGCGATCATCGGCACCACGGCACAGCTGACCTTCAACCCGGTGGTCAACCGCGGCTCTAGTGAGAACGACAACCCCGGCATCGGCAACGCGATCTTGCCTGCGGCGGATGAAGAGGGCGTGTTCTACACCGTGGAAACCGCCCCCGTCGTCACCGGAGAGCAATTGGTCGACGCGCAGCCGAGCTTTGACCAAAATGGCGCGCCTGCCGTGTCCTTCCGATTTGACACCTCTGGCGCGCGCAAGTTTGGCGATTATACGGCTGATAACATCGGGTCGCCCTTTGCCATCGTGCTCGACAACGAAGTCATCAGCGCCCCGACCATCCAAAGCCATATTCCGGGCGGGTCGGGCATCATCACCGGGCGTTTCTCGGTCGAGGAAAGCACCAACCTTGCCGTGCTGCTGCGCGCTGGTGCCCTGCCTGCGGGGCTGAGCTTTGTCGAAGAGCGCACCATTGGGCCAGAACTGGGCCAAGACAGCATCGACGCGGGCAAGATCGCCACGATGGTGGCCTTCGCCGCCGTGCTTTTCTTCATGTGGGCATCCTACGGGCTCTTTGGGTTCTTCGCCAATATCGCGCTGATCATCAACGTTGGCCTGATCTTTGGCCTGCTGAGCCTGATTGGGGCCACGCTGACCCTGCCGGGCATCGCCGGGATCGTGCTGACGGTGGGCATGGCGGTCGACGCCAACGTGCTGATCTTCGAGCGTATCCGCGAAGAGCAGCGCAACGCCAAGGGTGCTGCGCGGGCGATCTCGCTCGGCTATGAGCGTGCGCTCAGCGCTATTCTGGATGCCAACATCACCACTTTCATCGTCGCGGTCATTCTCTTCGCTTTGGGCTCTGGCCCGGTGCGCGGGTTCGCCGTCACGCTGGGGCTGGGCATTATGACATCGGTTTTCACCGCCTTCTTCGTCACCCGCTTGCTGGTGGTGATCTGGTTTGAACGCCGCCGTCCCAAGACAATCGAGGTTTGA
- the yajC gene encoding preprotein translocase subunit YajC: MEGIQQFVPLILIFAIMYFLLIRPQQKKAKEHQAMVAGLRRGDQVVTQGGIIGKVVKVKEDGEVEVEIAEGVKVRVVQATIATVVSKTEPAK, from the coding sequence ATGGAAGGCATCCAGCAATTTGTGCCGCTGATCCTGATCTTCGCGATCATGTATTTTCTGCTCATCCGCCCACAGCAGAAGAAGGCGAAAGAACATCAGGCCATGGTTGCCGGTCTGCGCCGGGGTGATCAGGTCGTCACCCAAGGTGGGATCATCGGCAAAGTGGTCAAGGTCAAAGAAGATGGCGAAGTCGAAGTTGAAATCGCTGAAGGCGTGAAAGTGCGTGTGGTGCAGGCCACCATCGCGACCGTCGTTTCCAAGACCGAACCGGCGAAATAA
- the serS gene encoding serine--tRNA ligase, which translates to MHDIRAIRDNPEAFDAALARRGEAAMSEAVLSLDAARRAKIAAAETAKAEQNKASKEVGAAKAKGDEAEFERLRALVSDKKAEVAAMNTEAQELDAQLTDMLARVPNSPADDVPQGADEGDNVEVKVWGDKPSFDFTPVEHYEIESVKPGMDFETASKTSGARFVMLKGGVARIHRALAQFMIDTHVDENGLTEVNTPVLVRDEAMYGTDKLPKFGEDSYQTTNGWWLVPTSEVPLTYSVGGDTLEQSALPIRLTAHTLCFRSEAGSAGRDTAGMLRQHQFEKVEMVSITHPDESDAEQQRMVGCAEGILEKLGVPYRTVILCTGDMGFGARRTYDIEAWVPGQNCYREISSVSTTGDFQARRMNARFKPEGGGKPQFVHTLNGSGLAVGRCLIAVLENGQQADGSVRLPEVLAPYLGGKTTLTAEGVLA; encoded by the coding sequence ATGCACGATATCCGCGCCATCCGCGACAATCCCGAGGCTTTTGATGCCGCTCTTGCCCGCCGGGGCGAAGCTGCGATGTCTGAGGCTGTGCTGTCCCTTGATGCCGCGCGCCGCGCCAAGATTGCTGCGGCTGAGACGGCAAAGGCCGAGCAGAACAAGGCCAGCAAGGAAGTCGGTGCTGCCAAAGCCAAGGGCGATGAGGCCGAATTTGAACGCCTGCGCGCACTGGTCAGCGACAAAAAGGCCGAAGTCGCCGCGATGAATACCGAGGCGCAGGAACTGGATGCACAGCTGACGGACATGCTGGCCCGCGTTCCCAACAGCCCCGCCGATGACGTACCGCAGGGCGCGGATGAAGGTGACAATGTCGAGGTGAAGGTTTGGGGCGACAAACCCAGCTTTGATTTCACCCCGGTTGAGCATTACGAGATCGAAAGCGTCAAACCCGGCATGGATTTCGAGACAGCCTCGAAAACATCGGGCGCGCGTTTTGTCATGCTGAAAGGCGGCGTGGCCCGCATTCACCGGGCATTGGCGCAGTTCATGATCGATACCCATGTGGATGAGAATGGCCTGACTGAGGTCAACACCCCCGTGCTGGTACGCGACGAGGCGATGTATGGCACGGATAAGCTGCCCAAGTTCGGCGAGGACAGCTATCAGACCACGAACGGCTGGTGGCTGGTCCCGACCTCCGAAGTGCCCCTGACCTATTCGGTCGGCGGTGACACGCTTGAGCAAAGCGCCCTGCCGATCCGTCTCACCGCGCATACGCTTTGCTTCCGCTCCGAGGCCGGCAGCGCGGGTCGTGACACCGCAGGCATGCTGCGCCAACACCAGTTTGAAAAAGTGGAGATGGTGTCGATCACCCATCCCGATGAAAGCGACGCCGAGCAGCAGCGCATGGTTGGCTGTGCCGAGGGCATTTTGGAAAAACTGGGCGTGCCCTATCGCACCGTGATCCTTTGCACCGGCGACATGGGGTTTGGCGCGCGCCGGACCTATGACATTGAAGCTTGGGTGCCGGGGCAGAATTGCTACCGCGAGATTTCGTCGGTCTCAACCACCGGCGATTTTCAGGCGCGGCGTATGAACGCGCGGTTCAAGCCCGAAGGTGGCGGCAAGCCGCAGTTCGTGCATACACTGAATGGCTCTGGTCTGGCTGTAGGGCGGTGTTTGATTGCTGTGTTGGAGAATGGTCAGCAGGCGGATGGGTCGGTGAGGCTGCCGGAGGTGCTTGCGCCGTATCTGGGGGGCAAGACGACACTGACCGCTGAGGGTGTGCTCGCCTGA
- the der gene encoding ribosome biogenesis GTPase Der, whose amino-acid sequence MSFTLAIVGRPNVGKSTLFNRLVGKRLALVDDQPGVTRDLREGAAKLADLRFTVIDTAGLEEVTDDSLQGRMRRLTERAVDMADICLFMIDARVGVTPSDMVFAEILRKKSAHVILAGNKAEGKAADAGMIEAYSLGLGEPIRLSAEHGEGLNDLYSMLMPLADEYEDRAVQDAPETDVDLPEDDADLEAETVPMPTRAKPLQVAVVGRPNAGKSTLINQILGEDRLLTGPEAGITRDAISLMTEWAGPDGDPVPMRIFDTAGMRKKAKIQEKLEKLSVSDGLRAVKFAEVVVVLLDAEIPFEQQDLRIADLAEREGRAVVVAVNKWDIEENRQDKLRELKESFERLLPQLRGAPLITVSAKTGRGLDRLQAAIMRAYEVWNRRITTAQLNRWLSGMMEAHPPPAPQGKRIKLRYMTQAKTRPPGFVVMCSHPDKVPESYSRYLVNGLRVDFDMPGTPIRLWMRGQSDANPYKNRKKAAPSKLRKHTAGRRKD is encoded by the coding sequence ATGTCCTTTACCCTTGCCATCGTGGGCCGCCCCAATGTCGGGAAATCCACGCTGTTCAACCGCCTTGTCGGCAAACGTCTCGCGCTGGTCGACGACCAGCCCGGCGTGACCCGTGACCTGCGCGAAGGTGCTGCCAAACTGGCAGACCTGCGTTTTACCGTGATTGACACGGCCGGTCTTGAGGAAGTCACCGACGACAGTCTGCAGGGCCGTATGCGGCGCCTGACCGAACGCGCGGTTGATATGGCCGACATTTGCCTGTTTATGATCGACGCCCGCGTCGGCGTGACCCCGTCCGACATGGTGTTCGCTGAAATCCTGCGCAAGAAATCCGCGCATGTGATCCTTGCGGGCAACAAGGCCGAGGGCAAAGCCGCTGATGCGGGTATGATCGAGGCCTATTCGCTAGGTCTGGGGGAGCCGATCCGCCTGTCCGCCGAACATGGGGAAGGGTTGAACGACCTTTACAGCATGCTGATGCCGCTGGCCGATGAATACGAAGACCGCGCCGTGCAGGACGCGCCTGAAACAGACGTGGACCTGCCCGAGGATGACGCCGATCTTGAGGCCGAAACCGTCCCCATGCCGACGCGAGCCAAGCCGTTGCAGGTTGCCGTGGTGGGCCGCCCCAATGCGGGCAAGTCGACGCTGATCAACCAGATTCTGGGCGAGGACCGTTTGTTAACTGGCCCCGAGGCCGGGATCACCCGCGATGCGATCTCGCTGATGACCGAATGGGCCGGGCCAGACGGCGATCCGGTGCCGATGCGAATCTTCGATACCGCAGGTATGCGGAAAAAGGCGAAGATTCAGGAAAAGCTTGAGAAACTTAGCGTTAGCGACGGTCTGCGCGCAGTGAAATTTGCCGAAGTCGTGGTGGTTCTGCTGGACGCCGAAATTCCCTTCGAACAGCAGGATTTGCGTATTGCCGATCTGGCCGAGCGCGAAGGCCGCGCCGTGGTCGTCGCCGTGAACAAATGGGACATCGAAGAGAACCGTCAGGACAAGCTGCGCGAGTTGAAGGAAAGCTTTGAGCGCCTTCTGCCACAGCTTCGTGGTGCGCCGCTGATCACCGTGAGCGCCAAAACGGGCAGGGGCCTTGACCGTCTGCAAGCCGCCATCATGCGCGCCTATGAGGTTTGGAACCGCCGGATCACCACCGCCCAGCTGAACCGCTGGCTCTCGGGCATGATGGAGGCGCACCCGCCCCCCGCGCCGCAGGGCAAACGCATCAAGCTGCGCTATATGACCCAAGCCAAGACCCGCCCGCCGGGTTTTGTGGTAATGTGTAGCCATCCTGACAAGGTGCCAGAGAGCTATTCGCGTTATCTGGTCAATGGGTTACGGGTCGACTTTGACATGCCCGGCACGCCGATCCGTCTGTGGATGCGTGGCCAGTCGGACGCGAACCCCTATAAGAACCGCAAGAAAGCCGCGCCTTCAAAGCTGCGCAAACACACAGCAGGGCGCCGCAAGGACTAA
- a CDS encoding PQQ-like beta-propeller repeat protein, whose translation MTKHREINLGHPGLRRLGVAGAVGAALLLSACEDKQTYLPGKREDVRAVLQNPGPQDLALAAVDGPVPANTSRAIALGGTVNNANWTHSIGTASTRVSHPALRSTLQPVWSAKIGAGDSRKQRITADPVVAGGRVFTLDAGAQVTATSTSGQTLWTRDLTPSSDRQGQATGGGLAVDGETLYVSIGFGVLAALDVTTGGVRWTQDLNATGSGTPTVSGDLVYLTAGDDTGWALNKTDGRIQWQTGATTSLSNVLGAPAPAVTSDLAIFAFGSGEVQGLFRQGGLERWSTSVLGKRVGRALSFVGDVTSAPVISGGTVYVGNHSGRLAALDVNSGDRKWVARDGAIGPVWPAGDSVFAVTDLNELVRLDASTGRRIWGTPLPNFVKDKPKKQSEVVAHYGPIIAGGRVIVASNDGVLRSFNPTNGGLTGTTQIPGGATTAPVVAGGTLYVVSTKGQLHAFR comes from the coding sequence ATGACAAAGCATCGCGAAATCAACCTCGGGCATCCGGGTCTGCGTCGTCTGGGTGTGGCGGGTGCCGTAGGCGCTGCGCTACTGCTAAGTGCCTGCGAAGACAAGCAAACCTATCTTCCCGGCAAACGCGAAGATGTGCGCGCTGTGTTGCAGAACCCCGGACCGCAAGACCTTGCTTTAGCAGCAGTGGACGGTCCGGTGCCCGCGAACACCAGCCGCGCCATTGCTCTGGGCGGCACGGTAAACAACGCCAATTGGACCCACAGCATTGGCACCGCGTCGACGCGCGTCAGCCATCCTGCATTGCGCAGCACGCTGCAGCCCGTGTGGAGCGCAAAGATCGGTGCCGGCGACAGCCGCAAGCAGCGTATCACTGCCGACCCGGTGGTCGCAGGCGGGCGCGTCTTTACCCTTGATGCAGGTGCTCAGGTCACGGCAACCTCGACCTCTGGTCAAACCCTATGGACCCGCGATCTTACCCCTTCTTCTGACCGTCAGGGCCAAGCCACCGGCGGCGGGCTCGCCGTGGATGGTGAGACTCTTTATGTCTCCATCGGTTTCGGCGTTCTGGCCGCATTGGACGTGACAACCGGCGGTGTGCGCTGGACCCAAGACCTTAACGCCACAGGCTCTGGCACCCCGACCGTTTCGGGCGATCTCGTCTATCTCACGGCCGGGGATGACACCGGCTGGGCGCTCAATAAAACCGATGGCCGTATCCAATGGCAAACCGGCGCGACCACCAGCCTCAGCAACGTATTGGGCGCGCCCGCACCCGCCGTAACGAGTGATCTGGCAATCTTTGCTTTTGGGTCGGGCGAGGTGCAAGGGCTCTTCCGCCAAGGCGGGCTTGAGCGGTGGTCGACTTCCGTTCTAGGCAAGCGCGTAGGCCGGGCGTTAAGCTTTGTCGGTGACGTGACCAGCGCGCCGGTGATCTCGGGCGGGACGGTCTATGTGGGGAACCATTCGGGCCGTTTGGCGGCGCTGGACGTGAACAGCGGTGACCGCAAATGGGTCGCGCGGGATGGGGCCATTGGCCCGGTCTGGCCCGCAGGCGATTCTGTCTTTGCGGTGACCGATCTGAACGAACTTGTGCGGCTTGATGCCAGCACCGGACGCCGCATCTGGGGCACGCCTTTGCCGAATTTCGTCAAAGACAAGCCAAAGAAGCAATCCGAAGTCGTCGCGCATTATGGTCCGATCATCGCCGGAGGGCGTGTCATCGTCGCCTCCAACGATGGCGTATTGCGCAGCTTTAACCCCACCAATGGCGGCCTGACGGGCACCACTCAGATCCCCGGCGGCGCGACCACAGCGCCCGTTGTGGCGGGCGGTACGCTTTATGTCGTGTCCACCAAGGGGCAATTGCACGCTTTCCGTTAG
- a CDS encoding DUF302 domain-containing protein, with product MRAIAMAAGLMMAAVPALAQDLVAKVSPHDVVTTMDRLESAVEEAGAEVFARVDHAAGAEKVEMELRPTQLLIFGNPKLGTPAMQDAQTAGLDLPLRVLVYADGEGAVHVTYADPETLVTAHGLPEEAEYITKMTEALDNLTAKAIGEE from the coding sequence ATGAGAGCGATTGCAATGGCGGCAGGTCTTATGATGGCCGCGGTCCCAGCCTTGGCGCAGGATTTGGTGGCCAAGGTCTCACCCCATGACGTGGTAACCACAATGGACCGGCTGGAAAGCGCGGTTGAAGAGGCCGGGGCCGAGGTATTTGCCCGCGTCGATCACGCCGCTGGGGCCGAGAAGGTCGAGATGGAGCTGCGCCCGACGCAGCTTTTGATCTTCGGCAACCCCAAGCTTGGCACGCCCGCGATGCAGGATGCCCAGACGGCCGGGCTTGATCTGCCGTTGCGCGTGCTGGTCTATGCCGATGGCGAAGGGGCCGTGCATGTCACCTATGCTGACCCCGAAACGCTGGTAACGGCCCACGGCCTGCCGGAAGAGGCTGAGTATATCACCAAGATGACTGAGGCGCTGGATAACCTCACCGCCAAGGCGATTGGCGAAGAGTAA
- a CDS encoding ion transporter, which translates to MTDLSTSPQSSLRARAARLADRPSFQNFILAVILFNAVILGLETSDEVMAQVGPLILLLDKVCLSIFVIEIAIKLYGRGMDFFKRGWSIFDFVIVAISLIPATQGLSVLRALRILRLLRVVSVAPSLRRVVEGLVNALPGMGSVFLLMGVIFYIASVMATKLFGADFPQWFGTLSRSGYSLFQIMTLESWSMGIVRPVMEIYPYAWMFFVPFIMVTTFAVVNLLVGLIVNSMQDAHHEESNEQTNTYRDEVMSRLTDLENLIKAQNTPPKR; encoded by the coding sequence ATGACCGATCTCTCCACCTCACCGCAATCATCGCTCCGCGCCCGTGCGGCACGACTGGCTGACCGCCCCTCGTTCCAGAATTTCATTCTGGCCGTGATTCTCTTTAATGCCGTGATCTTGGGGCTTGAGACCTCGGACGAGGTGATGGCGCAGGTGGGCCCGCTGATCCTGCTGCTCGACAAGGTCTGCCTTAGCATTTTTGTCATTGAGATCGCGATCAAGCTCTACGGCCGGGGGATGGATTTCTTCAAACGCGGATGGAGCATCTTTGATTTTGTGATCGTCGCCATCTCGCTAATCCCGGCCACCCAAGGCCTTAGCGTTCTGCGCGCCCTGCGCATCCTGCGCCTGCTGCGCGTTGTCTCCGTCGCCCCCTCGCTGCGCCGCGTGGTCGAGGGGCTGGTCAATGCGCTGCCGGGCATGGGGTCGGTTTTCCTGCTGATGGGGGTGATCTTTTACATCGCGTCCGTGATGGCCACGAAACTCTTTGGCGCTGACTTCCCGCAGTGGTTCGGCACGCTAAGCCGGTCGGGCTATTCGCTGTTTCAGATCATGACGCTTGAGTCGTGGTCCATGGGGATCGTGCGCCCGGTGATGGAAATCTATCCCTATGCGTGGATGTTCTTTGTGCCCTTCATCATGGTCACGACCTTCGCGGTGGTGAACCTGTTGGTGGGTCTGATCGTCAACTCGATGCAAGACGCGCATCATGAGGAAAGCAACGAGCAGACCAATACCTACCGTGATGAGGTCATGTCGCGGCTGACCGATCTGGAAAACCTGATCAAAGCGCAGAACACCCCGCCCAAACGCTGA
- a CDS encoding ABCB family ABC transporter ATP-binding protein/permease has translation MIDAAERQSGFLVLRKVAPYLWPKDMPWVKRRVILAMLALFVSKLIIVATPFFYRDAVDALAGEGAPMLVLGAIGLTVAYGMARLMGVGFQQVRDAVFARVGQRALRMLALETFQHIHKLSMRYHITRKTGGLSRIIERGVKGVDFLLRFLLFSIGPLILELILVGVILAVLFDIWYLVVVTVTIAIYVWFTFAVTEWRVRLRRQMNDSDTEANQRAIDSLLNYETVKYFGAEGREAARYDLAMADYENAAIKTNYSLAFLNFGQALIITAGLIGVMVMAAMGVQSGELSVGDFVMVNSYMIQLTVPLNFLGTVYREIRQALVDMGQMFGLLEQPAEIDDKPNAPDLKVTGGHVSLENVRFAYDTDREILKGVSLEARPGETVAIVGSTGSGKSTIGRLLFRFYDVAGGALKIDGQDVRDVTQHSLHMAIGVVPQDTVLFNDTIGYNIAYGRDGATQAEVEDAARAAQIHDFIMTLPQGYETTVGERGLKLSGGEKQRVGIARTLLKDPPILLLDEATSALDSETEHEIQDALRRAGQGRTVLTIAHRLSTIAEADRIVVLEKGEIMEQGSHEALLAKGGRYAQLWQRQQAEEEQI, from the coding sequence ATGATTGACGCCGCCGAGCGTCAGTCGGGCTTTTTGGTGCTGCGCAAAGTAGCGCCCTACCTTTGGCCCAAGGATATGCCTTGGGTGAAGCGCCGGGTGATCTTGGCCATGCTGGCGCTTTTCGTGTCGAAACTGATCATCGTCGCCACGCCGTTCTTCTACCGCGACGCGGTGGATGCGCTGGCGGGCGAGGGTGCGCCGATGCTGGTGCTTGGGGCCATTGGTCTTACCGTGGCTTATGGCATGGCGCGGCTGATGGGCGTGGGTTTTCAACAGGTGCGCGATGCGGTCTTTGCCCGCGTCGGGCAGCGCGCCTTGCGGATGCTGGCGCTTGAGACCTTTCAGCACATCCACAAACTGTCGATGCGCTACCACATCACCCGCAAAACCGGGGGGCTGAGCCGGATCATCGAGCGCGGGGTCAAGGGTGTCGACTTTCTGCTGCGCTTCTTGCTCTTCTCCATCGGGCCGCTGATCCTTGAGTTGATCCTTGTCGGCGTGATCCTCGCCGTGCTGTTCGACATTTGGTATCTGGTGGTCGTGACCGTGACCATCGCGATCTATGTCTGGTTCACTTTTGCCGTCACCGAATGGAGGGTGCGCCTCCGGCGGCAGATGAACGACAGCGACACCGAAGCCAACCAACGCGCGATCGACAGTCTGCTGAATTATGAGACGGTGAAGTATTTCGGTGCCGAGGGCCGCGAGGCCGCGCGCTATGACCTAGCGATGGCCGACTATGAAAACGCGGCGATCAAGACGAACTATTCGCTCGCGTTCCTTAACTTCGGCCAAGCGCTGATCATCACGGCAGGGCTTATCGGCGTCATGGTGATGGCGGCGATGGGCGTGCAAAGCGGTGAGCTTAGCGTCGGTGATTTTGTCATGGTCAACTCTTATATGATCCAATTGACCGTGCCGCTGAACTTCCTCGGCACCGTTTATCGCGAGATCCGTCAGGCGCTGGTGGATATGGGGCAGATGTTCGGCCTGCTCGAACAACCGGCTGAGATTGATGACAAGCCCAATGCGCCAGACCTTAAAGTCACCGGCGGCCATGTGTCGTTGGAAAACGTGCGCTTTGCCTATGACACCGACCGGGAAATCCTCAAAGGCGTCTCGCTAGAGGCGCGACCGGGGGAGACTGTGGCGATTGTCGGCTCGACCGGGTCCGGCAAGTCCACCATCGGGCGGCTGTTGTTCCGCTTTTACGATGTGGCCGGTGGCGCGCTGAAGATTGACGGCCAAGATGTGCGCGACGTAACGCAGCATTCGCTGCATATGGCGATTGGCGTGGTGCCCCAGGACACGGTGCTGTTCAACGATACCATTGGGTACAACATCGCCTATGGCCGCGACGGGGCCACGCAGGCGGAGGTCGAGGACGCCGCCCGCGCGGCGCAAATCCATGACTTCATCATGACGCTGCCGCAGGGCTATGAGACCACAGTTGGCGAACGCGGGCTGAAACTCTCGGGCGGTGAGAAACAGCGCGTGGGCATCGCCCGGACGTTGTTGAAAGACCCGCCGATCCTGCTGCTGGACGAGGCGACAAGCGCGCTCGACAGTGAGACGGAGCATGAGATCCAAGACGCGCTGCGCCGTGCAGGGCAGGGGCGCACGGTACTGACCATCGCCCACCGTCTGTCGACCATCGCCGAGGCGGATCGCATCGTCGTGCTGGAAAAGGGTGAGATCATGGAGCAGGGCAGCCATGAGGCACTGCTGGCCAAAGGCGGGCGTTATGCTCAACTCTGGCAGCGCCAACAGGCGGAAGAAGAGCAGATTTAA